The sequence CTACTATCACAAGTAGTCAAGTGCAGTTTTATTTTGATTAGATGGATTTTTACACCCCTGAGTTCAAGATGAGTCATCtaacatttataaatgttttacaggaagagaaaagacagggattttgatataatttcttaatataaatgtatatatatatgtgtgtgtgtgtgtgtgtttggcatataacaagagatacATAAACAATTgacacagggacacaggattagaactatgaaaatgtttttttaatttgctgtgtCTTTAAGCATTGTTTCAGTATTTTGGGGGAGGGGTTTTCCCTTTTCCACTCATTTGTGGCTTAGATGTTCATTCTGCAAGTGTCTGCAGAGTTATGTTTCAGCCAGGAGTTTTTACATGAGAATGCCTTTGCTGCAAGTATTTGTGCTTttcaatgcacacacactatATGCATTTAAACTTTTATGCTGGTGAGTTCAAGCTTTAGCAACTGACCTGGCCATTATTTGCTACAGTCATATTTGGCATGAATTACCTCAATCATAtgtcagtgaaaaaaataaaaacataagtaCCATGATGCAGAGGCAAATTTGGGAGGATTTAGGATATAAAAACAACCCCCTAATCACCATGAACATCCCAGTTTACCTTGATTTAgtcattcctcctctttttctcagacttttcatttcctgttgttctgtttttctgttgttctgtttttctgtcactctgATTCAGGTAGACCACGGACTGTATcatttcaaaaccaaaagtaCCTCTCCTGGTTAACCACAAGCCTTGCACATCTATGTGACATCTTGTGGCTGCCAGGAAATGTAGATACATACGTATCTCTTTCTATTACCACTAGAGTTTCCCCTTGAGGAAGCCAAGGTCTCTTTACAAGTACAGCTTATCACTTTCTAATCTTATTCTTCATGTTTGGCCTTGCTTGTCTCTTAGTTTTCCCAGAACATTCATCTTTGGCAGGTTTCTCAATTTATTATTCACTTATACAACCGTGTAATGCACATGCATTTGTGCACATATGCACAAATGTTCCTGTGAGCAAACACGTGCATTTGCCTGTTTGTCTGCACTGTCTGTGTATATTTCCTTCTGCTTCAGACTCCGAAGATGATGGGAAGCTGCTGTGTGCGTGCGAGAATCAAAAAGGCACATGTGTGAACGAAACCTGCAGAGGAGACCTCTGCTTTTACACTTGGGTGCAAGGCAACGAGGAGAAGGGTTGTTTCCCTGAGGCAAACTACCGGGAGCAATGCTACACCTCCTTTGAGCGCTTCTATGTCCACTGCTGCAGAAAGGACCTGTGCAACACCTATGCCACACCACCTCCGGGTATTGGTCAGTACCCAAAGCCATTGCTTTCCAACATTTGAACAGCACATTCATGTAACCTGAAGAACCAGTGTGGTATTGATCTTCCTGGTTTGGCATCAATGTTCTCACAGGCTCTGCTTTGTACTGATGGGATTCAAAGCTTCCCTCTACATAGTAACTGCTTCCCCCTTGTGGTCAGGTTGAGTAAATGAATACTGAGTGGCTTTCCCAGTTTAGACTGATGACACACTGAATGTTACGTTACCTGTATGTTTACCTTCAATCAAAATAGAATACCAAATTATAAACTTCTCTTGATAATGTTGTGAAGTGTTCTCCACTGGTTTCGCAAActcaaatatgtgtgtgtgcctgatTGCTTATGTGTGTAACCAGATGGAGAATCGACAGCAATGCCCCCAGAACTCCCACGTCCAGAGCTGTGGATCACCGTGGCCTTGCTACTGTTAATCAtggttgtcagtgtgtgtggcCTGTTGGTGTTCCTGCGCTTCCGACGTGCCCACTGTCGACTGAGAAATGTTGAGGACCATGACGTCACCATGCTTAAAGTCCCCAGTGGAGATGACCCCACATACGGCGTAAGATTTGATGTTGACAGAATACTATCAAAAGATGTTCTAGTTTTCCAGTTGTCATATATGGATTATCccttttcatctctttctccaGGATATCTTTGATGAGTTTTGTACGTCAGGGAGTGGGACAGGGCTGCCCTATCTGGTCCAAAGGACTATGGCCAGACAGATCTCACTTGTCGAGTGTGTCGGTCAGTCTCCTTCCTCACCACTGCTGCTCcactctgtcttttttctgtgcTTTCCAGTTGTGTAATTGTGTCACTCTGTTCTCAGGTAAAGGCAGGTATGGGGAGGTGTGGAGAGGAACTTGGATGGGGGAGAGTGTGGCTGTCAAGATCTTCTCCTCTAGGGACGAGCAGTCCTggttcagagagacagagatctACAATACTGTGCAGCTGCGACATGACAACATACTGGGTACGGCAGCAGATTTAATTTCAAAAGACATTATTCCTGTGATGTGCTTCCTGTGAAGGGAAAGGTGCAGTAGCACTTCAAAAGGCATCAGCCAAAAGACAGACATTGAAATAGCCATCTTCTCTTCCGGCTTTAGGTTTCATAGCCTCTGACATGACATCCAAGAATTCCAGCACCCAGCTGTGGCTCGTCACCCACTTTCATGAGCTGGGTTCACTCTACGACTTCTTGCAGTACAGCAGCTTGGAGCCTGAAAGCTGCCTGAggatgtgtctgtctgtggccTGTGGTCTGGTCCACCTCCACACTGAGATTGTCAGCTCCCAGGGCAAGCCAGCTATCGCCCACCGGGACCTGAAAAGTCGAAACATCCTGGTAAAGCGGAACGGACAGTGCTGCATCGCTGACCTTGGTGAGGGTTGAGTCGAAGCGAGGAAAGCACATCACACCttctaactgtgtctgtttccaACTTGCACTGATTATTTCACTCAATATCTTGAGAAAAAACAGTAGTCAGCTATATTGAAGTTGGGAATGTGCTGCAAATTAAAAGGTTGTGTCTGTGCTTTGTGCCTTCTCTTTTAGGTTTGGCTGTGATACACTCTCAGTCCAATGACTACCTCGATGTGGGCAACAATCCTCGTGTGGGGACCAAGCGCTACATGGCCCCTGAGGTGCTGGATGAGAGTATACGTACGGACGTCTTTGAGTCCTACAAGCAAACTGACATCTGGGCCCTGGGTCTGGTTTTCTGGGAAATTTCACGCAGGACCATTGTCAATGGTAACTTGAGGCAACAGCAGATTCGATTTTTGTCCCTTTGTAGATTTTAGTTGGTGTAGTAATTTTTACCTACTCAATTTTCAGGAGGAAAATGTTATTCAATGAATCTGTTATAAGTTGATGTGTTACCCATTCACTCAAATGCATcatgttgaaaatgtgttttctctgtcaTGTCTGTCTGGCTCTGGTAGAGTATACATAAGAGGCAGTTTGTCCCATGTCTCTCAGCACTCCAGTGTTTTCCtagtctgtgtctgtctctactATCCTCTCTCATGATTAGCACTGCAGTAATTATAAACAGTCTTATCTGGTGTCAGCACTCGCTTGTACATAGTCCAGATGCCCTCACACACAATTTGTAGATGGACgcgcacacacaggcacacatgaacaaacacactTAGTGTAAATGGATGCACATACACATCcataactttgtgtgtgtgctatttgggtgcacacacatacacacactcaacagGCCTTGCAGATCTTCATCATAGTGTAGTCGCCAGGGAATTGATATCTTTCCTGCTCTCTTGTTTAGTCAAACATACTTTACAAAACTCCCACTATAGTCTATCTCAAGGAGTGTGCTATTTCAGGCCTTCTATGAAGAGAAATTTATGTACTGAAAATTTCTGAGATAAAAGAGGTTCAACAGTCTATTCATTAAGTTGATAAtgagttgggttttttttacaatgcaCCCTAAGTCTTACAACCTGTGTTGTAATAGTTTGGTAATTATTTTTCTGCTCAACTGAAGAAACAGCACAGctgaatctttttaaaaatctctgttgtgttgttttaggGATTGTGGAAGAGTACCGTCCTCCCTTCTTTGACATGGTGCCCTCAGATCCCAGCTTTGAGGAAATGAAGAAGGTGGTGTGTGTGGACCAGCAGAGGCCCAGCTTGCACAACAGGCTTCATTCCCATCCGGTAGGCCATCtgatacatgcacacacacacacacacaagtgcaatTATTTTCACTTCTCCTCACCTTTGGCACTCACATATTCTCAAATTCCCACACACAGGTAAACCTTGTGCACATACAGTCAACATAGTAATACTGCtttaacagaaacattacaAAACACTAACTGTGATGGACAAGTGGTATTTTACATTTGTCACTGTGTGTCCAGATCCTGTCGGCCATTGTGAAGATCATGAAGGAGTGCTGGTTCCAGAATGCGCCAGCCCGCCTCACAGCGCTGCGGGTGAAGAAGACGCTTTCCAAACTGGACCACGACAGCGACTTCAGCATCGAGAAACTCAAACGGGACATCTAGACCAGAGCACCAGAATGAAACAGGGCCACAAGATTGAAACAGCTTGAAGGGATTTTGCACCACATTCCAACAGCATTGGGTGCATATCATTAGCATATTTTGAACTAATGACTCACACAGTCACTGCATTATATTAAAACCATATGACTTTGAACAGTAGTGTCTAGACTGTCCTGCACCCAAGGCTATTTTCTTTGTTAGCCCAATTTTCATCTCCCATATTTCGGGTGCCTTAAACCAAGAGGCCCCTAAAAGAAAACCAATGTGatcaaatatttcttttcaaCTGCAAAAAACTTAGATCAGACGACAGAGTGATGATCACAGAACAATTCATAGGCTGTTTTTCGACACACACAGGATTTTATTCATCATTCTGTAAACATAGCGTGATTACTCATCGTCTTGGATGAGAGGAAGTACaacatagttttgtttttgtcatacTGGAGTTTCTCTGAAATAAAATTGCACTTGCGGGTTTTCCCATAATTACCAACACCACAGAAAAGAGAACAGAAAGAGCCTGGTTGTCCTTCACTATAACTACAGGAAACATGTAAGTAATAACATGCTCATAACAAAGCACATTACCTGTTTAACTTTTATAAAAATGAGCATTTATCATCCGCACATAGACGCAATGAGCTATTTAGTTGTACATATTTTAACTGTGGCTGTTGTCTTATATCACCATTGGGtttgttgtaaatatttaaCCTATTTCAAAAGGGGgtattattttctattattcaGCAAAGAGACacatattattcatttttatgacacaacttttttacaaaatatttttctacatttctgtAGGCCTAAAATGTACCATCACCATCCCTATGAATTCACAACAGTTAAAAAGTAAATAACTGACATGTAATATTGTATATGTTGAATAAAGGAttgtatttttcaaatgttgGGGCTGTATATTCTGATTTGTAGCAGATATGAATGCAATCCTCTCATTGGCCAGTAGAGGTCATCAGATTATAGACAGTGATACATGTTGTTTACAGTATAGTGCAGCTCACCTCGACAGGTTTACAGCTTAATCTGTTTTGATAGATAATTGCCTGCTGTACGTATTTCCTCATATCTAAATAACCATGAAGTCCTTTGTTAATTGCATGAAATTCACCATATTCATTAAGATCAgcattttttctctcagtcacGCTCACCTTACAGTGAGATGCTCAagttaaaatataaatgcaattATGTAAGACAAACCTGACTGAATGGGGACttaacatgaataaacatgttaaaaaaaaagaaggttcatttatttttgctgctttttctgctcAGTAGTTAaagttttaatgttaatataatgctaatgctaatgctaatataACCTTGCACATGtcatgtttaattttgtcaCTTATGAAGAAAGAATGCAAACATTCAGGATTATCCAATCTGTGAAGTTTCATTTATAACTAATCTATagatcctttttttctttttaaaaaaaaaagaaaattctgacATATTTCtacataaatcatttttttcctcaaaaacaaaactgcttgAAAAAATGTATGTCTGCTCTTCAGATGAGTCAAAAATGTAACCATAGCCTTACAGTTTTAGCTTTAACCTGAGCAACCATAGTGTATTAAGTTGGATTAAGTGTCAGGTTAAATTAAGATGGTTGATATctcattttatattaaaaaatatttttaaaaaacaaatattttgctTCTCCAATGATCTGGTGGGAAAAATGTGGTCAAAGTGAAGCATGAAATTATCTAATTTGACATGCAGAACATCAGACTGTTACAAAGAATACAAAATGTCCAACAAGAATCAAAATTCTGCAAACATTTTTCCCCAAGAAAGTTGCCCAGCGGTtggtgaaaataatcattttgtcCCCTTCATgtaatgttttctctctgtatctgtcATGCTTGCTCTTcctttatctgtttgtgtgtgcatgtgtgtgtgaatatgtgtgcgtgtgtgtgtgtgtgtgtgtgtgtgtgtgtgtgtgtgtgtgtgtgtgtgtgtgtgtgtgtgtgtgtgtgtgtgtgtgtgtgtgtgtgtgtgttgtctgtctgcctgGTTGTTGAACAAACTCCAGAGAGATAATACTCCCTCAAAGCCCCAGTCTGTCTGGTCAGTCAGATGAAGAGCTGGTTATTTTTAACACTGTAGGGGGGTTGTTCAAGTATCAGAGAGGCCAAACTCCCTGTCTGTGAGTGCAGAGCCCATctcacttctctctctgcttccctcCTCTGTGTATTCTTTTTCACGGTGGGATCACTCCAAATGGCTCGGCAGAGACGGAGGGATTTGTTCAGCAGACAACGCATGCTGAGGACATGTGAAGATAAATTGGACAGGGCTGATAATGGACAGATATAAAGCCACAGAGGAGACTATGCAGACACAATTAGGCTTGAGGATAGATCAGTGAGAGCGCTAGCAAGAGGACAGGCGATAAAAGCAGGGACAGATAAAGTCCCAAATGCACCTGGTTACAGCCTGACTCACCCTTTCCTGAGCTTCATTCTCAATCAGTGGCAGCTGGAAGTGTTAGTGGGGTATAGACTGGTCCCCAAGCTGAGAGAAAACCCGGAATAGATCTGGACCAAAACACCATGTACAAATTTTCAGATCTTTCTCACTAAAAACTGCAAGCAGATGTAACTTTCTCAAAAATCTCatacagcagctgaaatgtAATCTTAGAAAAACTGGGACAGTAAGGAATCAAATGTCGCAgcctattttttttatgaaggcTGAAACCAAATTGGTCTCCCAGAATTTGATCAGGGAATATGGATGGATTGACACGTGTGcagtaccaatcaaaagtttggacacaccttcccattcacttgaatgagaaagtgtgtccaaacttttgactgatactgtatttCATAGTCTGACTAGCTTAATACTAGAGGGACAAGTGCAGGGAGGCCCAGAGTCATAAGGCCCCTGCCGCCTTCTAACCTACATCCAGAATAAGAGAAAAGGTTTAATAATCAGTCACAGTCACATTGGATTCCTCTGCCATTTGCATTAGAGGACTATGTCATGGCTGATTTCAAATGTCTACTTTGAATGTAGGCGTGGCCTACTTTTAACAAGAGTCATGAGTTTGGTGACTGACCTCAGATCATTAAATCCCTgataacacattttattgtcataaatGTCATTAGATTATCTTCAATGTTTTAAATCATCTTTTGAAATGTCACGATTTTACCATGACATAATGTCAATTGGAATTTATGAAAACTGACTTTAACATAGTCTGACAGTCATAGACAGTAAACTGTAATAATGCTTAATTCTGCTTTTCTAATAAAATACTAACTATTATTAAATCCATGGGTCCACATTTTGAGGGAACAACAACAAAGATAGCAtcagattattttcactatttttttttttttttttacctttttaaacattcagctgatgattttacattttcagtaacAATAAGAGTAGAAGATGGCCAGTTAGACCCAGTAAGTTCcctgaatatatttttgtttcaaaGAGACCAATCATCAAAAGCAGTCTTAAGTaatatagggctgcaactaacaattattttcattatcgattaatctgtcgattattttcttgatttcttctttggtctataaaatgtcagaaaatggtgaaaaatgtccaaggTGATTCCTTcagatgtcttcttttgtcttgACCAACAgcccacaactcaaagatattcagtttactatcatagaagactaaaaacagaaaatattcacatttgagaaactggaatcagagactttggtcttttttttaaatgactaaaaacgattatcaaaattatcaaaatagttggcgaaTAATTTattagttggcaactaatccaTTAACGGAGTAATAGTTGCGGCTCTAAAGTAATGACCTCAGTCAAGGTTCAAGTTTATACAACCATAAAATCACTCACAGTGCAGTACTCCCCATCCGAATAAACCAACATCAATCATATAACATAATATTTAAACGCTCATAAACTAAAactataaataaacaacatgaaaaaatactACTATATTTTCAGGAATGCATTCAGCTAAATGCAGCTGTTTAATGTGATAACCTAAAACATTAGGACACAGAGTAATACCGTAGAGATGAAGTCATaatttactgttgttgttgttttttctaataaaataaacatatcgTGCGTCTATAACACTCACTCTGCCTCTTGGTTATATGAGACAGTAAGATTGTAATTCATCCgctttttatttacaacacagcTCCTGACCTCGGCTGCAGACTTGCAGGCGGCCCTCCCCTTTAAACACGCACGCACACCCCTTTAAATACGTCACTCgcctggctggctggctggctggctggctcgTATCTGGCGGTGTGGTGGTGTGTGCGGTCGGACTGTGGTTGTGTTTCAGGTCTGGTCGTGTTGATAACGACACACTTCGGACGCATTTCATCGCGGAGAGATGGGAATTCTGAAGAAATGGCTCTAAAACAAATTGCCCCAACGCTGCTGGCCCTGTTCGGCTTGGTGGCTGTCGCTGATGGTAAGTTTCATCTGAGCCCCTCTCCGGCTTTTGTCTCGATGTGTTTTCCTGGACCGGGCATCGCCTGTTGTCGCTCATCGTCATGGCGCTGTGTATCGGGGATTTGGCTAACCGTATCTAGCTAGCGTTGACCTCAAAACCTCGGCTCTCCCGCACCAAAAGTCAGGctgtttgttagtttgttatcgagtgagatttttttgtcttttaccGAGTGACAAAACCTGACTTGTTGGTCGTTATTGAGCACGGAGCAAGTAGctaaaccacaacaacaacaacatggtGGGGCTGTTTATTTCGAAGCGCCAGCTAACGTTTGCTAGCTAACTAGATAATGAACTATATAAAGTTGAATATTGTCGATAAATATGCTTCGTTTGTGGGCTACAACACAGAAATGATATTGTGAAGCATAGACACACCGAGTAATAATGCACAGCCTGGTGTTGATATTTAAGTTAACGCTATCTCTCGGGTGGCTGTTATGCTAACatattcacaaaacacatcTCGTGTTGGCTTGTGACTACTTATcactgtatttgtttgggtAAAACACAATGTAATGATAGCTGGCGGGTGAAATGTGTGCAATGTGATCAGTTACAGTTTGGACACATGCTGTGAGCGCTGGTTTCCACGCTggagaaaggagaaaggagCCTGTGAATGAAGGCCTACCCCTACTTTAGTGcatgaaatgtgtttctgagaGTAAACACTGGCAGCTCTTGCATTGGTGTCTATTTGTAAGGAGTGAAAAGGGCTGCTTAGCGGCCTCCAGCAGAAAGTGAATGCTGGCATAGGGTGACAACAGCCGTGTATTCAGCCATCCCAGACAGAAGTCAGAGTTGAAGTCTGGGTTCATTGTGATGGAAATGTGGCAAGTGGGGTCTTTTGAGGCGCCAGTTATGGGGCTGCTTCAGTCTGAATCCTGTCCGTCTGCTGGAGCAGCTGATACCAGCCCATCACCACAGTCTCAAAGGGGCGTATGTTGCTCTAAACTTGTGGATGTTTGCCTCTGCAGCGGGTACTCATCTTCAACTTTGCTCCaaagaattattatttttatacacacaaatatacatacaaaaaaGGAACACTGATGTAAATAAattgttacaaataaaaacactcaacGTACAGACTAACTCCCTCCcaaaatttaaaagaagaataaaatatagATAGGAAAGCAGGgtgataaaacaaaaattaaacagaCAGTACAGAGGTTTTACAGCCACAAAATTGGAGCATTGAGCTTAAGAGCAGTGGGATTGCatgaagacagaaacacaaaaaacattttctatttatgACAATTTAAATACACATGCATGTCCTAGGTTGCGCaagccccccccctcccccattTGTTTATTCGTCCTGTGTCTCCATATTTAGAAGCAGTCCTACCTTGTTGCAACTTGCCACCATGCAGATaaacaaagcaataaaaagaTTCAACTCTGTGTGCCAGAATAAATATGTCGACAACATTGTCATCCACTGAGTGTATGTTGTGCTTTTATGCAGGGGCCGTCACACTTTAAACGGTTGAGTCATCCTTCcaagaaacaggaaaatattCCTCCCCCGCTTAGTTTAGATAAGGGTGTAGTACACAGAGGTTGATCAGTTCACATAAGTCATGCTGGGAAAACGATCACACCTGTGTGGCCAGTTTGTGTGACTGGGTTACTCCAACACTAACAGTGGTGTGTGAGGGGAGAGTGGGGGTAGGTGTGTGTGGCCTGAGCAGACAGGGGGTGATGATGGGTTTGTCCAGCTGGCAGGGTCTTTAGTGAAAGGGGCCCACAAGTCTGTCTGGAGCCATGGTTTCACACCATATAATGGATTACACCATGCAAATGCTGAAACCAGACAAACCTGAAAGTGGCTAAGCTGGAGCAGATTCCACAACTGCGGCGAGTGTAGTATGTTTATGTGGGAATACTATTTACTCACAGGTTTGATGAATCTGTCATATGTTTTTGACTTCATAAGGATTAGGAGTCACTCGTGTTATGGGCATTACATGCCTGTGTGACGCAGCCTGTGTCTGCCCGGGTGCATTGAACACAGTGGCAATGTGATATGGGCACTGTCAACCACACTGCCGTGAGGTAGGGCGcgtccctctttctcttttcctcctgccctcccctttttctctctcatataAAAGGCCTGGGTGCTTTATCAGAATTTAATCTGTACTTTGTTATCTGTGGTCCCACTTCAGCTTTCACTTACTCACCGCCACCATAAGGTGCTGAGAAACCTTTAGCatggattgtgttttttttccccctagaTTAAAGAACGGCCTTTGATTAGATGAGGTCTCGCTATCTCTTGAACTCTGCACTCACTTTTAGTAGCCCTACCACATCTCTGCCAGAGTCTTGTCATTTCCTGATGTGCCTCAGTGTAAATCAGAGACAGAGCAATTGGAAACCCAGAAAAGTCCCTACTTCTCTACTTGTTCAGGGAACTGCCTGTGCAGGGCTTAACTCTGCTACAGGTGCTGTTAAATGTCAAATTTGGTGTGAAAGAGTTCAGGTGGAGGAATCATGAGCAAGTCAGATCAGAACATGTGTACACCTGCCCATTAGATCAGAGCCAAGGGAATGTACAGAGAAAGCTTGAAACTTATTGGGTTCaaaggtgtgtgtctgtaaggAGAAAAGAGTTTGGACAGGGGAGGGCGGAGACATTGTAGTATTTTCAGCTGGTTTAAGCTTGAAAAGGagaaagttgttgttgttttgttgctcCTAAATGTGTAGCAATTTTCAAGGCCTGTTCTAATTGGGTTGATGCTTTGGCTGCTCAGTCCCTGCAGCTAAATTATAATCAAATGAAGCTGCACGTCTTCTGTATAAAATTTCTGGTTACTTCCTGTCCCAGACGCCTTCTCCTTCAGAAATCAGTGTTTACCAACAGTTTCTATAATTGGGCACTGAGCCAGTCAGGTTCAGGTCAGGTCTGGGGTGGTCTACTTTTCCCTCCATAATGACCTGTGTCGTTAATGACCTCCGTTGGCCCGGAGGCACCGAGTCCTAATTGCTATAGCAGACAGCGTAGCCTCTGACTGACCCAGCTCCGCCATTACTGATGTTGGACCACAAGGGAGTACTACCACTGCAGAACCAGCCATTTCACCTTGGGTTAGCCTCTTCTCCATGCCATTAATTTACTCAGAAcacttctgtcttcttttaaaAGGGTCTTTGTAGTGTATACGTTAGTGCTATAACTTAACTGTACTTGAAGATATAGAGTTGTTATTGTCACAATACACCCAGACAGATCCGGTAGCTATGTGAGTTCATGTCTATAGGGCTAAACTTGACACCCGTCTTCCATTACACTTCTCTTTGTagaggtgtttttgttttcttggcTGCTGTTGGAATGTAGATAAGACCTGCTCTGCCTCATAATATTCTGCCGGAAGGTGTGCAGTATACATGTCAAGTTTGCTCCAGTACTTCCTTAACAAATGATATGCTTTGATTTATGTGATCTAGGGTAGGGCAGTTGATACATATAGTTTTGATTTGCATATTATCTAACTTATATCAGGCTAGTTCTTGAAGTTCAGTTTTAAACCTGTACCTCCTGCCTGTCAGGCCTTCATGGTGACATTAGCTTGAAAAGAGTGTGCAAAACCCGTTGTGACTATCCCTGTTTCTTTCCTACATGAACACAGTGATGGGTCTGGCTGATTTGGTGATGATGATCAGAAGAAGTTGGTTTGTTGTCATAACATCTACTTATGCATTGTATGCAAAATAACattaatcatcttttttttttttctttttttttttttatattgcacGACATGGCATGATAATGAGTTTTAATTGGATTTGTCTTATATTGTTAATTAAGAAAATTGCATCACATAAAAAATCTGTCATCATTCTGCAAAATGTCAGTCTTATAAAAGATGGAATTCCATAATGAGTTTCTCCTGACTGTAGTCATGACTGGGAATCTTGTGAAGATTTTCTGTGCTAGTGCCAATACGAGTTTCACAAAAAGCTTTTTTCGATGCTtcatttgtcaaataaaatcCTTGTTTTCACTTAAAAGTTATTAGAtattaaatgtcatgtaaacacAAGTGGTCACACAAGaactttgtttaaataaaattagCATTTACTTCTAAATCAGTACCTCACATATTTCGTTGTTCGGTAccaaaactgtgttaaagtttgATCCCCAGTCACAGCTGTACTCGGAGTGAAACTGTGCCAACGGCtgtaaaaagacagaaaatggaGGAGTTGGTAAATTTCTGATCTGCTAATACTCAAAAGGGGTTTAAGCTCAAGTCACATGGCAGATGCATGAGCTCACAGCACTGCAACATACTGGGGCATTATAGAAGAACAATGACCAGTTTGGGAATTTGAGCACCAGCATCAAGCCCAGATTGAGTCTGTACTCACACTTGTGTGCCTTTGAACTCGTTCAGGGcagcagacagtcagacaggatGGGATGTTGCCTGGAGGGTGGTGGTTGGTAGAGATAGTAGAGGCAGCCTCAGCCCCAGAGACTTCACTTTAGAATCAGATCAGTAATCTGACCCTGAGATGCAGACAAAGGTAATGACTTTCCTTCTTCCCCTAGCATTGATTAGGACACAGTTGTGGTGTGTGcgtatgcctgtgtgtgtgtgtgtgttgcactcACACTGTCTGGTGGCGTCTGCTTGTCTTGATCAGCTCTCAGTCTGGTATCTGTATGGATCTAATTTCAGGCAGTGCATTTTGGTAATGG is a genomic window of Thunnus maccoyii chromosome 4, fThuMac1.1, whole genome shotgun sequence containing:
- the acvrl1 gene encoding serine/threonine-protein kinase receptor R3; translated protein: MGSSALLTVVLAGAFLWISAIHADSEDDGKLLCACENQKGTCVNETCRGDLCFYTWVQGNEEKGCFPEANYREQCYTSFERFYVHCCRKDLCNTYATPPPGIDGESTAMPPELPRPELWITVALLLLIMVVSVCGLLVFLRFRRAHCRLRNVEDHDVTMLKVPSGDDPTYGDIFDEFCTSGSGTGLPYLVQRTMARQISLVECVGKGRYGEVWRGTWMGESVAVKIFSSRDEQSWFRETEIYNTVQLRHDNILGFIASDMTSKNSSTQLWLVTHFHELGSLYDFLQYSSLEPESCLRMCLSVACGLVHLHTEIVSSQGKPAIAHRDLKSRNILVKRNGQCCIADLGLAVIHSQSNDYLDVGNNPRVGTKRYMAPEVLDESIRTDVFESYKQTDIWALGLVFWEISRRTIVNGIVEEYRPPFFDMVPSDPSFEEMKKVVCVDQQRPSLHNRLHSHPILSAIVKIMKECWFQNAPARLTALRVKKTLSKLDHDSDFSIEKLKRDI